The genomic interval TAGCTTGGTTCTGGTTGTACACATAGCACAGCTACAGCAGCAACCTACACAATCATTTCATAATATTGGGTGCAATCAGTTCAAAAAATAGGATGAATTTCTGAGACCCAAATACGGTAGCTGCGATCTGCCTAGGAAATCATTCATCCTGAGTCTCAAATTGCCACACAACCATTAAAACCAGACCAACCCAGAAGTTTGTTATGGTTAATCAGCTATTGATTTGAAGGATCCCAAGTTGCACCCATTAGGAAAACTAAAAATGGGTAAACAATGTTGAATTACAAGAGTAAAGGTAGGGAATAATCACTTCACAAACCTGGCATAGGTGTTTAAGATCCATTGTATCTTTTATCGCAGGATCCACAATGTTTGGGAGTTTAGATCTGTCTGTGAGCTGGGGCATGGCCTGCATCCATAAATGGCTATGGTATTAAGTTCTGAAgttcaaatgttttttaatgGTATGCACATAAGAACTGTTTTAAGAGTGAGGCATTACCCATGTGACCATAGATTGACACTGAGCTGGAGCCAGTTTTTCCACAGGCCTTCTTCCCAATAGAAGCTCCAGAAGCACGACTCCAAAGGCATATACATCACTTTTATCCGTCAATTTACCTGGAAGATTTAAAAATACTTGTTTTCATACAAGAATCCTAAGATGCAAAAACTAGATCAGCCTTAGAACGCACTTGAGTCATTAATGAAATAGTTTTCAGGGTTGTCTAGATAATGATTGATCCAGATGCACTAAAGTGGTAGTACACGTGCATGTGCTCAAGATAGCGTTAATCAAAAGACATAATAATGAGTTTAAACGTATATCAAAATCAGCACCGTCTCACAACATCATTGCAGCGTCAGAGGTCCAAAACAATAGTCATAGTACATTATGGAAGagaatttaaacatatatatatatatatatacatatatggagATATGGCAACCTGACATATATACTTGAAGAATACCGTGAGcaataattgtaattttagtaGGCATACCATCTAAAAGATACTCTGGAGCCACGTAACCTAAGGTGCCTGAAAGCTTGATGTTGTTCTTGTTTTGGGCTGCATCGGTTACAGCAAGACCAAAATCCGAAAGCTGATTCCAGACAATGCGTGTGTGTGtcagacagagacagagagagagagttaaatgaaagataataaaaatgtataatGGCAATATATTAAGACAAATTTCAgcaattttataaaagaaatcgAAGACTTCAACgattttctcaaatatattttaccTTTGCATTGAAGTTGGAGTCCAGAAGTATATTAGATGATTTCAGATCTCTATGGATCACTGATGGGTTGCAGTGCTCATGCAGATATTCTAATCCTCTGgtcaatattttccaacacgTTAACATTGAAGTCccaataaaatgatttaaaaaatatatatataaaaataaaaataaaaataaaccctcTGTTAAACAAGCTCACCTAGCTGCATCAAGGGCAATTTTCATCCGCCTATGCCAAGTTAATGCCGAACCACGAGAAGGTCCTATTCATATCaattaaatttggaaaataaagaaattagcattattaaatttaaattcttttttaaacttccaTCTTCAGATTGTCAAAGCGAAGAAGAAGATTTAGATGCTTTACCATGCAATTGAATTTCCAAAGACCCATTTTGCATCAATTCATAGACAATAAATCTAGTCTTGCAATGAATGCAGCAACCCagtagagaaattatatttggatgttgagttttGCTTAACAAATCAACCTCATTCTGCAAATTCAGATGATAATTTAAGATCGGAAGAATAGGGTCATAAcaaattcaaagagaaatgaacccatatggtttaaaaacaaaaattacctCGAATTCCCTCTCACCGTCCTCAGTTTCACAGTTGAGTTTCTTCACTGCAACATTCAAGTTGTCATCCAATTGAGCCTTGTAAACACATCCAAATCCGCCCTCTCCCAAGACATTACTATCTCGAAAATAGTCGGTTGCTTTTTCAAGTTGCTTGTAGTCAATCATTGGAACAGATCCTTTCTTACCAACCACTTTTATGGAGTTGAAGTCGGTAAAAAAGGGAGCTAAAGCAAGTCCATTCTCAGCATCTTCGTATCCAAAACAAACCCAACAACACAGAACGCACAAAACAAAGAATCTCAGAACAAATATTATAGAAGCACTATATGAAGAGTCTCGGAGCACTATCATAAGTGATTCACATTCACCAAAACCCAATGATGGTTAAGTTGGGAAAGAAATTAGTTTTTGTCGCGTAAGGATGTACCTGAATTCAGAACACTTTTTCCATGGGATTTGTGAGAAAACTTCCTGCGATAAATCCACAAACATAACAAAGACAAAATGGCTGCAGCAAGGGTAGTGCAGGCAACAACGAGTACTATTAGCATTTTCTTGTGTGTATGCGTATGAGACTCTTCGATTCCTACTTGAATTCCTGGTTCGCATGAGGATTATAGATATAGAGAAGTTAGCTATAGCAAATCGGGAAAATATCATCAATTATACGATTACCAAGTTTAGAGATACAATCAAAAAGGGCAAGAAAATCCACATCAGAAAATAATTGTTTAATCTTAACAATAAATGAATAGAatcgacaaaaaaaaaaaaaaaaaaaaaaaaatcatacgaCAGCATCAGAGATACTGTATTTTTGTCgttgttttttaatttgaattttcgAACTGAATTGGCCCACTACCCAACTAAAATACAGTACAACGTTAGAGTACCTGGGGAGAAGGCAGCCATTGATGTGGAAATTGGAGAAGCAGGTGAGACCACTGGCGAGGAAACAGAAGCTACTGGCGTGGCACCAACCCCAATCGGTTTACGAGGACAGAGAAAcagcaaaacaaagaaaagaagaagcttCATTGTTGGCTGTTTCAATGTGAagtttttgttaagaaaaacTCTATATGGAGATGGAGATATGCAGAGGCCGGATCTTGCGGTCTGAAAAAGGACAAGAGAGAGAAGCCTACGAAAGCTATGGAATATGGATGGATGctcagttttgttttaaattattttgtactaattttccttctttctttttctccaggAACAGTCGGTCTCCGTCTCTTCTCTATCGGCATCTGCGATCCCAATAACGCAAAAAGGGATGAAAAGGCAATTTATAGGGGAAGTAGGGACAAGCGCACGAAAATCATGTGGGCAGTCATGAAAGCAGAGTTGGtccaaaaatataaatccaaaaaGCTGCAAATGCCTGTTTATGCTCTCTCTTATAGGCCTCACCCTTGCCCATATCCAGTCAACCACTATTCgacattttgaattttcaataaTAACAACATACCTTACACcactcaataaaatttaaaatttttcaataataatcaTAACGTTTaaactttatattatttaatgcAAATTTCtatcttaaatattataaaataatttattaatcattaaataaataaataaataatcccaATGGAAGCCCGAAGAAAACTACCATTTTCCTAAAATTTTACATATTGCTTAAGAAAAATTCTCTTCAAACCACGTAAAGGATTTATGACAGGAAATAATAATGCTGATCTCTTTCGTCCTTTTACTTTACAGGGAACAAAAATGGACTTATCACGTGGGTGAGAGAACGCTATAAAACAGTTAGCACACGGgcattatatataagaaaaattctaacgCCCACcaatacataatttattattttcactcttttttttttttttttagattattgaTATTTCTTTGTATTAGGTCTCATGTTAACACGTCACTagtcaataaaaaattatatttataatattaaaatgtataaattttgcatatttaaaaaaaaaaaaaaagataaaattaagaCACatgaacaaaattatttttaataataaattttactttttaaaaataaatactcgAGACTTAAAGACTAATACagtgtaaataattttactCTTGCCCGTGACGAGGTACCCAAAATCATGGGGGCCCACAGGTATTATATCATAATCAACGTTAGGGTCAAAGAGCCAAGGGTCGCTAGAGTGTCATAATCAGGGCATTATGATGAATTTATATGcagaaaatgacatttattaTAAGCCAAAGTTACGTACTCATAAGTCATATCCCAGAAATTGCtctacttttaattattataattgtttaggatattatatatattaattaatattttttttaaagaaatatactTTCAGACTAGACGATGTTAAGGTAAGATCTCCAAATGGGAGAAGCAAATTCAAACtccccatataaaaaaaaaaaaacaaaattgccAATGTATGGCACAATGATATATTCTTTTCATGTATTTCTTAATCTATGCCACAAAGATTATCTTAAATCcttatttatgaaatattagttctattattattattattattattttctccgATATATAAGGaattataaattgtaaattCCTAAACATGCGGGCTAACATGCTTTTATAGGCTGATTGCATCATTTGATTGATTCTTTAAGATTTGTTTAAGATACTTACAGCTATTTATGTTGGGCAGTAGTTCTTGATCCTAGTTGATAAACGTCATATCTTCCTAAATCATTGATCAATCTCGCAATTAAAGCCGGGTGATTCGTGAGAGCCCCATTACACTCCCTTCATAAATGTCTTCTCATCCATCACGCCTGGAATAATATATAACCATTTTGAAGATTGTATTTCATATGGagagtgtgtgtatatatatatatatttataataagttattttatttataagtcggtgtgaaaaatacataatttacaTTATTAATATAGCACGATTTGATTTGCAAGATTcgagtttgtaaattttttatcacAGATCAAATATTGTCACATTAACATTGTAGAATGTGTCAGATTTGTATAATGTGTGCATGGCTCTAATGAAAAGTttgtttagttattttatttttaagtatgtATGTAGAGCATGTCattcacataatttaaataaaaaaaaattatttgtaatatttaagttttaaaatttatatctcaaatcaaattatatcatctaAGTATGTACTATGTATGCTCTATACCACTGTTTTGAATTTCGTGCCGGTACGATCGAAATTTTTTGTATCTTGTACGTTTCGTACCTGTCGATATTTCAgccttcaatttttattttatttttatttatttttttcattttttcaaactttaaactaattttttgacTCACAATTCAAATTAgactatttatcatttatatatatatgtatttatatataatttattcatatatagattattattttagaatataatttatatatataatttattcataaatcAACTATCCCTAAACGGTATACGAAACGGTatcgatatcgaaatatttcgttccagtaccttgacTGGTATAACTGTATTCAAAATATTACTCGATatactgatttaaaaatataatttttgaaagtctgtCTAATAATGCCCATAATCGATGGTTAGACAACCAAACGTTTTTAAAACCAGTTGCGCCCACACTTTCAACATTATATTCCCAAAAAGAACATTGCAACAAGTGAATGCAAGCACTAATTAGGAGGTGGTTTCTTGCACTTTATTGGAAAATTTCGAGaggaaaaaatagttatgttaGGTAGCAATTCTTTAGAGAGATGATGGGTTTAAAATTCTCAGAAATAGAGTAGAGTGGTTAGACAGCTTAGACTTGAGGCCAGTTTGTCTGGAATTTGATAGACCCATTGTCTGAGTTTTGGATGAAAGCTATAGCCCGCAAGTTTAGACAATGGGCCCACGCGGGTCGGCTTACATCATACTCGAACAACTAATCACAACAACGTTATATATTGAGGGGATCCCAGGCACCGATGTGAGAGTGTGCCAcgtcttttcatttttttttttaattttttcctttctcgtgcatctcccctcccctcctcctccttcccCTTTGTCTTAGCCCGTCTCCACCCTTCTTGTTGCTGTCATGGTAGTCGGGGACAACCTTAAGGTCGACAGCAGCTATCGGCGGTCCGAGCGACACCATCCCATTCACGACAGCATTTCTCCCGTGCGAGTCCCCTCCCCTCCTTCCCCTTTCCTTCTCTATGTCTGCAGCTGTCGTGCACGGGAGCTCTCATTCTTCCGCTGAACAGTGCCGCTTGGACGACCAGCAATTCTTTGGGTCCTGAGGTGGTCTCCGACCACTATGGCTGCGATGGGAAGGGTGTAAACGGGCGGAgatagagagggaaagggggaagAGGGGACTCCCACgtgaggaggaaaaaaaaaaataagggaacAAAAAAGGGGAGAGGAAACGTAGCACATTCACATATCAGTGTGTATGATCCCTTTGTGTCTGTAgtatttttcatacattttaccacactaataatttattaaaaaaaaaaccttaaaacaagaaacaaaaaggaaaaaaaatgtaaatgacAACGATGGGATGGTTTAGCCATCAAGTGAAACTGGGCTCGTGACGAGCCCTATCGGCCGTTAGTTTTAGACTCTTATTGAATCCCGTAACTCAATCcgtattttcttttgtatatattattttatttttcttgtgttttcttttaaaattaataaatttgttatatgatataatttaacttaaaatataaattctaaattttaatatttcaaattaaatattaaattatgtgCATGATGTATTTGATACACcaactttaaaatataataactatataatatattccaAAGTAAGCGAATTATGttcatagtattttttttaaaaaataaattcgttATTTTGAAGAATAactctatttataaataattatttcttgtagATTTATCATAAGATTACATAATCTCTGTTTTTGTgagttaaatttgaaaatagaaattcagttttttattttctttttttaagaaagtgaaaaacttttaaaagttttatacAACCAATCGTGTATCAGTTGACGCGTGCCAGCTAAGTTCTGCAAAAGGTTTGTCAAACAGTGAAAGGAAAAGGACGGTCCAGCCGGCAGTCGAAACTCCCAAATGGAAGTCGCTATTGACGGCTACATCTTCCCACTCGGAGAAAGACACGTGCACCTGTTATTCGCTCACAGCTGTCGGCTACTATATTTGCCCCTCGGTTCGGGATTAACTACAACACGTACCCTCGAGGCGTTGGATGTTGACTTCAGACAGATGaaaccacctcctcctcctcctctttgaATGCGTGTTTTTACAATCAAAGACCAGGGTCAACTTTTTAAACGTGTCGGCCTATCGTATATAAATTAGAGGAAGAAAGGGGTGACGATAATGTGAAGGATCTTTGACTATCAtattttttgaacaaatatttgCAATAATCAAATACAGTATAAATTTGGAGGAGTAATTAGTTTATAtcaatgtaaattttttattgaatgtaTTATTATGGGGAACgtacaaaattaattgtaatgcaAAAATAGGCTGATGTTCATCTTTATAACTGTAAGAGCTTGTTTGATTTTTAGACTGCATTCAGCTTAGTTGAGTTAGTTTCAGATTTAGGCATTTTCTAatattcaactctcaaatcaataaaattatctcaactcaaaatttctttacacgtgagacctacaacatttttcaacttaatacTTCTTATAACGCAGGATCCAtaacttttttgaatttatcatgaatacattttaactcatcttaacatctaaatacttcTAAACACATATTAAGTAGGCCCCACAGAACTTACTCTACCATCTCAAATCataattattcataaagaactcaattcaattcaactcaagaTCAAAACCCAAcctaaatataatttctcatcctaTTAATacatattagtattttttttttctattctagACACTGTCATCCTTACTCACACTTGATAACACGGCATAATGTAAATAATtgctatttaaataataagtattgcaacacatacatataattttatacataatatgtggcgccctcgacccccacgtgttatttttatggagttcgtgacaccgggatgatgaccacacggatcacgcaccccaataaCTCTGATGCTCAAAgtgtacaacatacataaaatgtacagtaaaatttttttctttcgcAGCGGAGGAAATtaaagggtctttctttattaagtaccagaattgttcataaaacaacaaaataaccttacaaatattttacagtcttccgtcagataatttaaagaaagcaaataacataatggaaacaagtcccaaaacgctgaacaacaaaacagcgacttaagcttctggcagagtcggtccttcaggtacatactcgggctctgcgtcaaactctacggcaccataaaacggaaccgtagggtaaacaccactatgagattatgacatctcagcaagtaattaacaaaataacacCCAAAAACATATCTTTACAACACGTGTTTCCATGCGGACAAATAACCAAttacatttctttcccaaaaatatcatttgtattACTATACCTcgaaaatcccatttttgtgtcccattcataattattaagaatttacgcatgcaccacggtctcccctatggaccgttcgcacaccctggctctcttcgtcacatcacgggtaacgtccgtgcatgagacttcgtaacgagcgatgctcagttccgcgcccaacgcgtacatggccaagcatcctctaaccttgccagccaaaggtcacggaatcggtacgagagcgttaccgtctcgtccgttcccgtcgtcgccctgcgacaactcaggggatgtcacatcagtctgttacgctcccgagtgaccagaggagctccaccgagataatgccccatctcggcttggggtcgtgatacacacgtacTCACGCCATTAATGACAATAGTCTCAATTTCAATAGACAACATGACATCACAGcacagcacaatttattataaacgataaatatgcattgcaacagtttattggaataaatattaaatattttatttacaaaaataaacctctatttacaatttatacagtttcacaaatacacgCCTATTCCCGTTCATCactccggcccaaggcccaaatccaacaactccaatttaaacatacccaacacttcaatggctcaaggcccaatttccaacaaactaacagttcaataatttacaatgaacaacagttataaagtcaatttaaatcacttgaattttcgatggaaaattacatacacacgatgaaattgataaaaatctggaagatcaGGCGAAAGGAAGTGCAGCCAACAGCGACGGCGTCACACGGCTGAAAccgtttctctcaactcacggTTTTGAACAACACAGATGAAAAACTTAACTACAaatcccaaccaaaatacaagatttgGAAGCTCAAGAGGTAGGCAACTACACAACACCACATGGGTTCAAAACCCAGAAATTTTCCGAGAAATTGTTCTCGGATCACACAAAAAAAATCCCGATTTGTTTAACACAAACAACACCAAACACACACCCATGGAGATCCCTAAACCAAGAGAagccgtggcctatttataggccaaaaaTGGCGGTTCGCATGGCGTGCGTGTCGCACGGTGGAGGGAGGAAATAACGGCAGCATGCCGTGGAGGAAAAGAGATCCTCTTGCGGACGCGTGGCACGGCGGCACTCACGGCAGCCATGCCCGACGCCACCGAGGAGCTTGCGGAAATGGTGGCGACCGTGCGATGCCACGGGTTTGATGGCAACCTTCGGGGTGCATGCCGAACGACACGagtaggtggaggtggctcacgGCTGGGATTTACTCCGGTAGTAGCTGCGTGGAGAtcggcagcagctgcgtggaGAAGAAATTgtagaagaaaggagaaggaaggagaagaatcGGGAAGGAGAAGGTGCGGCGCAAGAAGGGAATAAGatggagctagggctccatcccaaaacgacgccgtttctgCAATGAGTGGCTGAGCACTCACGGGCCGCACGGCTGGGCCGTGCTCCGCACAGGCCTGGGCCCCCCTTGCTGGGCTGGGCCGGTTTTCGggtcacacatacacacacacacacacacccacggcccacagagaaaaatacacacaaagcccaataaaaaatcaagcaaagcctaaataacataagtccaaaaataaagagcaaataaaaataaattctctaaattaaaataaaatactaaaacaaataacatatttaattaatacaataaaataacactTAGAATAATAAGGATAAAAATCAAGTGAAACTAGAGATCTCACAACCTCCCctccttaaaagaaatttcgtcctcgaaattgccaAGTTCCTAAATTGATTCCAAAACATAATACAAAACTCTTAAACAAACTTGAGAaagaatacaaatattcaaaactacCCGAATAAGTAAGGGTAGAACTTTCTcatgtctgcctctctctcccacgaaAAATCCTGGGCTAACGGATCTCCCCAAGATACCATAACT from Juglans microcarpa x Juglans regia isolate MS1-56 chromosome 4S, Jm3101_v1.0, whole genome shotgun sequence carries:
- the LOC121263709 gene encoding probable receptor-like protein kinase At1g80640 isoform X2, yielding MKLLLFFVLLFLCPRKPIGVGATPVASVSSPVVSPASPISTSMAAFSPGIQVGIEESHTHTHKKMLIVLVVACTTLAAAILSLLCLWIYRRKFSHKSHGKSVLNSDAENGLALAPFFTDFNSIKVVGKKGSVPMIDYKQLEKATDYFRDSNVLGEGGFGCVYKAQLDDNLNVAVKKLNCETEDGEREFENEVDLLSKTQHPNIISLLGCCIHCKTRFIVYELMQNGSLEIQLHGPSRGSALTWHRRMKIALDAARGLEYLHEHCNPSVIHRDLKSSNILLDSNFNAKLSDFGLAVTDAAQNKNNIKLSGTLGYVAPEYLLDGKLTDKSDVYAFGVVLLELLLGRRPVEKLAPAQCQSMVTWAMPQLTDRSKLPNIVDPAIKDTMDLKHLCQVCEVIIPYLYSCNSTLFTHF
- the LOC121263709 gene encoding probable receptor-like protein kinase At1g80640 isoform X1; translation: MKLLLFFVLLFLCPRKPIGVGATPVASVSSPVVSPASPISTSMAAFSPGIQVGIEESHTHTHKKMLIVLVVACTTLAAAILSLLCLWIYRRKFSHKSHGKSVLNSDAENGLALAPFFTDFNSIKVVGKKGSVPMIDYKQLEKATDYFRDSNVLGEGGFGCVYKAQLDDNLNVAVKKLNCETEDGEREFENEVDLLSKTQHPNIISLLGCCIHCKTRFIVYELMQNGSLEIQLHGPSRGSALTWHRRMKIALDAARGLEYLHEHCNPSVIHRDLKSSNILLDSNFNAKLSDFGLAVTDAAQNKNNIKLSGTLGYVAPEYLLDGKLTDKSDVYAFGVVLLELLLGRRPVEKLAPAQCQSMVTWAMPQLTDRSKLPNIVDPAIKDTMDLKHLCQVAAVAVLCVQPEPSYRPLITDVLHSLIPLVPVELGGTLRVAQATPPDGSILPSGH